A genomic segment from Spongiibacter sp. IMCC21906 encodes:
- the zapE gene encoding cell division protein ZapE: MSTPLQRYQSDLNQADFSYDAAQEHAVRCLQRLYDELLIVNDKPKGALGRFAAKLTGKQGEDKQVLGLYFWGGVGRGKTYLMDTFYDTLPFERKMRAHFHRFMQRVHKELKSLAGQKNPLAIVADRIADEARVICFDEFFVSDITDAMILAGLFERLFERKVVLVATSNIVPDGLYKDGLQRSRFLPAIALIKENVQVVNVDGGVDYRLRALEQAELYHHPLDDEAELSLQKSFRSLAPEQAESDPLLEIEGREIRARYVADDVAWFDFVELCDGPRSQYDYIEIARVFHAVVVSNVPVMGAGRDDQARRFINMVDEFYDRNVKLVLSAAAPLEALYSGGRLDFEFERTQSRLLEMQSTEYLAEEHRP; this comes from the coding sequence ATGTCGACTCCTTTGCAGCGTTATCAGAGTGATCTTAATCAAGCTGACTTTAGTTACGACGCTGCTCAAGAGCATGCCGTGCGCTGCTTGCAGCGTCTATACGATGAATTGCTTATCGTTAATGATAAACCCAAGGGGGCACTGGGGCGATTTGCGGCCAAGCTCACCGGCAAGCAGGGTGAGGATAAGCAGGTGTTGGGGCTGTATTTTTGGGGTGGGGTCGGGCGTGGCAAAACCTACCTCATGGACACATTTTACGACACCTTACCGTTTGAAAGAAAAATGCGTGCCCATTTCCATCGGTTTATGCAACGGGTGCACAAAGAGTTAAAAAGTCTGGCGGGGCAGAAAAATCCGCTAGCTATCGTTGCTGATCGTATTGCCGATGAGGCACGGGTTATCTGCTTTGATGAGTTTTTCGTGTCTGATATTACCGATGCGATGATTTTGGCCGGGCTGTTTGAGCGCTTGTTTGAGAGAAAGGTTGTGTTGGTGGCAACGTCCAATATTGTGCCTGACGGCCTATATAAAGACGGCTTGCAGCGGTCGCGGTTTTTACCTGCCATTGCCTTGATTAAAGAAAATGTTCAGGTAGTGAATGTTGATGGCGGGGTGGATTACCGGCTGCGAGCGTTGGAGCAGGCGGAGCTGTATCATCATCCGCTTGATGACGAGGCAGAGCTGAGTTTGCAAAAGAGCTTTCGCAGCTTGGCGCCAGAGCAGGCGGAATCTGATCCGTTGCTGGAGATAGAGGGCCGAGAGATTCGGGCGCGCTATGTGGCTGATGATGTAGCTTGGTTTGATTTTGTTGAGCTTTGTGACGGTCCTCGTAGCCAATACGATTATATTGAAATTGCCAGGGTGTTCCACGCGGTGGTTGTCAGTAACGTTCCTGTTATGGGGGCGGGGCGAGATGATCAGGCTCGGCGGTTTATAAATATGGTCGATGAGTTTTACGACCGCAATGTAAAACTGGTACTCTCTGCGGCTGCGCCGTTGGAGGCGCTATATTCAGGCGGCAGGTTGGACTTTGAGTTTGAACGCACCCAAAGTCGTTTGCTGGAAATGCAATCTACCGAATATTTGGCTGAGGAGCACCGTCCTTAA
- the rplM gene encoding 50S ribosomal protein L13, producing MKTFSAKSQDVKHDWYVVDAAEKTLGRLASEIAHRLRGKHKAEFTPHVDTGDYIVVVNAEKVRVTGSKTTDKIYHHHTGYPGGLKSMSFEKLIDKAPERVIQGAVKGMLPKNPLGRAMFKKLKVYAGTEHPHTAQQPVELNI from the coding sequence ATGAAAACCTTTAGTGCAAAATCTCAGGATGTGAAACACGACTGGTACGTGGTAGACGCCGCCGAAAAAACATTGGGTCGTTTGGCCAGTGAAATTGCGCATCGCCTGCGCGGTAAGCATAAAGCTGAATTTACGCCACATGTTGATACCGGTGACTATATTGTTGTTGTTAACGCTGAGAAAGTGCGTGTAACGGGCAGCAAAACCACGGACAAAATATACCATCACCACACCGGATACCCCGGCGGCCTGAAATCTATGAGCTTTGAAAAGCTGATTGATAAAGCCCCTGAGCGTGTGATCCAAGGTGCGGTAAAAGGCATGCTGCCTAAAAACCCTCTGGGTCGGGCCATGTTCAAAAAATTAAAAGTCTACGCTGGTACTGAGCACCCCCACACTGCTCAACAACCAGTTGAACTGAATATCTAA
- the rpsI gene encoding 30S ribosomal protein S9 — MSASQYYGTGRRKTSSARVFLKSGTGSITVNKRTLDQYFGREVARMIVRQPLELVEMTEKFDVQITVSGGGSFGQAGAIRHGISRALMEYDEGLRSDLRKAGYVTRDAREVERKKVGLRKARKKPQFSKR, encoded by the coding sequence ATGTCAGCTAGCCAATATTACGGCACTGGTCGCCGTAAAACTTCATCAGCTCGGGTTTTTCTTAAGTCCGGGACTGGGTCAATTACTGTCAACAAGCGTACGCTGGATCAATACTTCGGTCGCGAAGTGGCGCGTATGATTGTGCGTCAGCCTTTAGAATTGGTTGAGATGACTGAGAAGTTTGATGTTCAGATTACGGTCAGTGGTGGTGGTAGCTTCGGTCAAGCCGGTGCTATTCGTCACGGCATTAGCCGTGCGTTGATGGAATATGACGAAGGCCTGCGCAGCGATTTACGTAAAGCGGGTTATGTTACTCGTGACGCGCGTGAAGTTGAGCGTAAAAAGGTCGGTTTGCGCAAAGCTCGCAAGAAGCCTCAGTTCTCCAAGCGTTAA